One Pseudanabaena sp. FACHB-2040 DNA window includes the following coding sequences:
- a CDS encoding alpha/beta hydrolase: MFAHFLPSSTCEIQDVEAIALLQQIQRRVVQVPVRQSTTAIATAYVHYPSDSSPLSPGTVPILLLHGFDSSLLEFRRLLPLLTHRHEIWATDLLGSGFTEYTATLAVNPQTIRQHLLSVVKAWIGRPVILVGASLGGAVAIDFALYCPDWVRSLVLIDSVGFSGSFPVGQFLPSPLIELGADWLYFRKHAALAAASVLPILDVSLLDALRCSLLHQEMPGWKDAIASFTKSGGYANLSDRMAQVTHPTLILWGKTDGVLGTVDATRFEQAIAGSQLVWVEGAGHVPHFDRPQVVADHLLSFARQIER, from the coding sequence ATGTTTGCTCATTTTCTACCGTCCTCCACCTGTGAGATCCAGGATGTGGAGGCTATCGCCCTGCTGCAACAAATTCAGCGTCGTGTTGTTCAAGTGCCGGTTAGGCAAAGTACAACAGCGATCGCAACCGCTTATGTCCATTACCCGTCTGATTCATCACCTCTTTCCCCTGGCACGGTTCCTATTCTGCTGCTGCACGGATTCGACAGTTCCCTGTTAGAATTTCGGCGGTTACTTCCCCTACTGACACACCGTCACGAAATCTGGGCAACTGACCTGTTGGGCTCAGGATTTACCGAATACACGGCTACGCTGGCGGTCAATCCCCAGACGATCCGGCAACATCTGCTTAGCGTTGTAAAAGCCTGGATCGGGCGACCTGTAATTTTGGTCGGAGCCTCTTTGGGGGGAGCCGTCGCGATTGACTTTGCCTTGTATTGTCCGGACTGGGTGCGATCGCTCGTTCTTATAGATAGCGTTGGCTTTTCTGGCAGCTTTCCTGTGGGGCAGTTTCTCCCAAGTCCACTGATCGAACTAGGCGCAGATTGGCTGTATTTTCGCAAGCATGCTGCTCTGGCTGCTGCCTCAGTCTTACCGATATTGGATGTAAGCCTGCTGGACGCCCTGCGCTGCTCGCTGCTGCATCAGGAAATGCCAGGGTGGAAGGATGCGATCGCATCCTTTACCAAAAGTGGGGGTTACGCGAACTTGAGCGATCGCATGGCTCAAGTCACTCATCCCACCCTCATTTTGTGGGGAAAAACAGATGGTGTCTTAGGAACGGTAGATGCCACCCGGTTTGAGCAAGCAATTGCCGGTAGTCAACTGGTTTGGGTTGAGGGAGCCGGGCATGTTCCCCACTTCGATCGACCTCAGGTCGTTGCGGATCATCTGTTGTCCTTTGCCCGGCAGATTGAGAGGTAG
- a CDS encoding DUF4345 family protein, producing the protein METLIQIAPNIAAVLLMLLGGAALLFPKTMAAFVGLGPIAPVGISEIRSTLGSFFLGLGATCLWLQSTDAFTVLGVASLVAAAARLISSIVDHSITVKNIGGVVAEAFLGALFLFSWMWQA; encoded by the coding sequence GTGGAAACTCTCATTCAGATTGCTCCCAATATAGCGGCAGTTCTCTTGATGTTGTTAGGGGGAGCAGCGCTGCTTTTTCCCAAAACAATGGCCGCCTTCGTGGGTCTAGGCCCTATTGCCCCAGTCGGAATTTCTGAGATTCGCTCAACTCTAGGCAGTTTCTTTTTGGGACTAGGAGCCACCTGCTTGTGGTTGCAGTCTACAGATGCCTTTACAGTCCTAGGGGTGGCTTCTCTGGTGGCTGCCGCTGCACGGTTGATATCGAGCATCGTTGACCACAGCATCACCGTTAAGAATATTGGCGGCGTGGTGGCAGAAGCTTTCTTGGGGGCTCTGTTTCTGTTTAGTTGGATGTGGCAGGCTTGA
- a CDS encoding carotenoid oxygenase family protein codes for MTATLNPYLTGNFAPVETELTVDELLVVGELPAELNGMFVRNGPNPQFSPLGRYHWFDGDGMLHGVHIQDGKASYRNRYIRTQGFEQERQAGRAVFGGLLQPSEAGFKNVANTALVWHCDRMLALWEGGEPHAINVPSLETIGTHTFNGKLTSPVTAHPKVDPVTGEMMFFGYSLAQPPYVKYSVVSAEGDLLRTVPIDLPVGVMMHDFAITEHYTLFMDLPLTFRMERLQQGEPAFAFERDRPSRFGILPRHGDSGTIRWFEAPSCYVFHTLNAYEDGDDVVLMACRTGSTSVLGASPGSHEGDNRQVGSDVPLLYRWQFNLKTGAVQEQTLDDRACEFPRINEQYLGRQSRYGYAGQSAPTEMPKFDGLLKFDLDNQDVQVHSFGAGRYGGEGVFVPRPGATAEDDGWLMTFVHDEAQNMSELVIVSSQAMTDEAIARIQMPQRVPYGFHGTWVSLP; via the coding sequence ATGACAGCCACCCTCAACCCCTACCTCACTGGTAATTTTGCTCCTGTAGAGACAGAGTTAACTGTCGATGAGTTGCTTGTCGTGGGCGAGTTACCAGCCGAGCTTAATGGGATGTTTGTTCGCAATGGTCCCAATCCGCAGTTTTCACCACTGGGGCGCTACCACTGGTTCGATGGGGATGGAATGCTGCATGGCGTTCACATCCAAGACGGCAAAGCGAGCTACCGCAATCGCTATATTCGGACGCAGGGGTTTGAGCAGGAGCGACAAGCAGGGCGGGCCGTGTTTGGTGGCTTGCTTCAACCTTCTGAAGCAGGCTTCAAAAACGTGGCCAATACAGCGCTCGTGTGGCATTGCGATCGCATGTTGGCGCTTTGGGAAGGGGGGGAACCGCACGCGATCAACGTGCCTAGCCTAGAAACAATCGGCACACACACCTTTAACGGCAAGCTGACCTCTCCTGTGACTGCCCATCCCAAAGTGGATCCGGTGACAGGGGAAATGATGTTTTTTGGCTATTCGCTGGCCCAACCGCCTTACGTCAAATACAGTGTCGTGTCGGCTGAGGGAGACCTGCTGCGAACTGTTCCAATCGATCTGCCGGTTGGAGTGATGATGCATGACTTTGCCATCACAGAGCACTACACCCTTTTCATGGATTTACCCCTCACATTCCGGATGGAGCGGCTGCAACAGGGAGAACCTGCCTTTGCCTTCGAGCGAGATCGTCCCAGTCGATTTGGGATTCTGCCCCGACATGGAGACAGCGGGACGATTCGCTGGTTTGAAGCACCCAGCTGCTATGTCTTCCATACCCTAAATGCATATGAGGATGGGGATGACGTTGTTTTAATGGCTTGTCGCACAGGTAGCACAAGCGTTTTGGGGGCGTCTCCCGGTTCTCACGAGGGAGACAATCGCCAGGTTGGCAGCGACGTGCCGTTGCTCTACCGGTGGCAGTTTAACCTGAAGACAGGCGCTGTGCAGGAACAGACACTCGACGATCGCGCCTGCGAGTTTCCTCGCATTAATGAGCAGTATTTGGGTAGGCAGTCTCGCTATGGCTATGCTGGCCAGAGTGCTCCTACCGAAATGCCGAAGTTTGATGGATTACTGAAGTTTGACTTGGACAATCAGGACGTTCAGGTTCATTCGTTTGGAGCCGGACGCTATGGTGGGGAAGGGGTCTTTGTACCACGACCAGGCGCAACCGCCGAGGATGATGGCTGGTTGATGACCTTTGTGCATGATGAAGCGCAGAACATGTCTGAGTTAGTCATCGTCAGCTCGCAAGCAATGACGGATGAAGCCATCGCTCGCATTCAAATGCCGCAGCGGGTTCCTTATGGCTTTCATGGCACCTGGGTTTCCCTGCCGTAA
- a CDS encoding amidase family protein, which produces MLKTIGGAAATLISLGVVSSEAALAATFSLQSASIKDINRVFDQGVLNSEQLVRLYLNRIEAYDDTGPAINSVLTTNPQVLEIAKALDLERQTTGPRSLLHGIPILLKDNHDTFDMPTTGGSDALAGSIPDNDAFVVDLLRDAGAIIFGKAEMDELAISGSGYSSLGGQTYNPYNLLRQSGGSSGGTGAAIAAGFATLGTGSDTGGSIRTPCSFQALVCVRPTRGLLSLDGIIPFVLSRDAIGPMARSVEDVAIALGIMAEFDPNNPTLQTPIAAPPVELDKFYDDYTQFLDKGTLKGAKLGLVTNYIGEENGVDPEVTQLVREALATMKGLGAEVFEISFENDFLATLSGLYGTAIPVEQKVYLEEYLATTGPNYPKTIDDLIAALESPEVAESETPSRILGTLRGSATSEGLTDPDYVEVAEVLTPLVRGTLLDTLDSLSLDAFVFPTIGTFARPVPGVTDPTFVSLPGSPPARQVEFASSVGLPDITVPIGFGTQGLPLTLSMTGRPYSESKLLGLAYSLEQATKARKPPALTPALAGEVFEYTPIPEPEVEMALIALGSALLGYKLLKRSRTTARA; this is translated from the coding sequence ATGCTAAAAACAATCGGCGGTGCAGCGGCGACACTTATATCACTGGGGGTAGTTTCCTCAGAAGCGGCTCTAGCTGCGACTTTTAGCTTACAAAGTGCCAGCATCAAGGACATCAATAGAGTCTTTGATCAGGGGGTTCTCAACTCGGAACAGCTCGTCCGGCTCTATCTCAATCGGATTGAGGCATACGATGACACTGGACCTGCTATTAACTCGGTGCTTACCACTAACCCCCAGGTGTTAGAAATTGCTAAAGCCCTTGATCTGGAGCGGCAGACCACAGGCCCAAGAAGTCTTTTGCACGGTATTCCGATTCTGCTTAAGGACAATCACGATACGTTTGATATGCCCACTACGGGCGGTTCTGATGCCCTAGCAGGATCTATTCCTGACAACGATGCCTTTGTGGTTGATCTACTACGAGATGCGGGCGCGATTATTTTTGGCAAGGCGGAGATGGACGAGCTTGCTATCTCAGGGTCGGGCTACAGTTCTCTAGGCGGACAGACCTATAACCCCTATAACCTGCTACGGCAGTCGGGCGGCTCTAGTGGTGGAACCGGGGCTGCCATTGCCGCTGGCTTTGCCACCTTGGGTACCGGCAGCGACACGGGTGGCTCTATTCGCACGCCCTGCTCTTTTCAGGCGTTGGTGTGTGTGCGGCCCACTCGTGGTCTGTTAAGTCTAGACGGCATTATCCCTTTCGTATTGTCCAGGGATGCGATTGGTCCAATGGCTCGTTCGGTGGAGGATGTCGCTATTGCCCTTGGGATAATGGCAGAATTTGACCCAAACAATCCCACGCTACAGACGCCAATTGCAGCACCTCCGGTCGAGCTAGATAAGTTCTATGACGACTACACGCAGTTTCTGGATAAAGGCACACTCAAAGGGGCGAAGCTAGGCCTGGTCACTAACTACATTGGTGAGGAGAACGGGGTTGATCCTGAAGTTACTCAGCTAGTGCGAGAGGCGCTTGCCACGATGAAGGGGTTGGGGGCAGAGGTCTTTGAGATTTCCTTTGAAAATGATTTTCTAGCCACCTTAAGCGGGCTGTACGGTACAGCCATTCCGGTTGAGCAGAAGGTGTATTTGGAGGAATATCTAGCGACGACTGGTCCGAACTATCCAAAAACAATTGATGATCTGATTGCGGCTCTGGAATCTCCGGAAGTGGCAGAGTCGGAGACTCCTTCGCGAATTTTAGGCACGCTGCGCGGCTCAGCCACCTCGGAGGGTTTAACTGATCCTGATTATGTTGAAGTGGCCGAGGTATTAACGCCCCTTGTGCGGGGCACGCTTCTCGATACGCTAGATTCTCTCAGCCTAGATGCGTTTGTTTTCCCCACGATTGGCACATTTGCGCGTCCGGTTCCTGGCGTCACGGACCCAACTTTTGTCAGCCTGCCTGGGTCTCCACCTGCTAGACAAGTTGAGTTTGCTAGCTCTGTTGGTTTACCCGATATTACGGTGCCCATTGGGTTTGGTACTCAGGGCCTACCACTTACGCTCTCAATGACGGGTCGTCCCTACAGTGAGTCAAAACTTCTTGGGCTAGCGTATTCTTTGGAGCAGGCAACAAAGGCTCGCAAGCCGCCTGCACTCACCCCTGCGCTTGCGGGTGAGGTATTTGAATACACGCCGATTCCGGAGCCAGAAGTAGAAATGGCACTGATCGCTTTGGGCAGCGCTCTCTTGGGGTATAAGCTCCTCAAGCGGAGCCGAACGACTGCTCGCGCTTAG